CTGCGAATTCTGGCTTTCTTGTTATCTTGTTTATGCATTTCGACACAATCCGAATGTTGCAAATCTCTTTTGCCGACAACCTCGACAGTATCTCCATTAAGATGCTTTCTGGGATGATTTCCATGATTCCCATAGGCTTTTCTTCGCTGtctttgttttttatgtttttttggcTTCGATCGAGTCTCAACCTGCTGGTACCCTTAGCCATCGTGTTCTTCGTTTCTTCTGTTTACGCCTAATACAGCTCTCCTATCAGTCCAATATATAAGGATGCAGTCCCTGAAGTCAAGTCTAAATCGGACTAGGAATTCCAATCCGAGGCGCTCTAGGAGACGGCTAAAACTATTCCTTCAGCAACGTAAAAGCGCTCTCCCAATTTAGGGTTCATATCTTTCTTAAAACGGCTTCGCCAATACTCCCAATCAAAACGACCAAAATTTTTGCAcagtccctctctctctttctctctctctctcacacacacacacacacgaagAAACTCTAATGGCAGACCACGACGAAGACTACGCTCGCTATCTCCAAAACGTTGATCAACTTGCCCCGTTACAAGTCGATTCCGGTTCCGAAaccgaagaagaagaagaagattatgatgatgatgatgaagaagaagaagaagaagaggaggaggaagaggaagaagatgagcAATGCAAGCGGAGGAGGAGAAGCTTGTTCGTCGAACGGATTGGGAAGCGTCGATGGCTCGCAAGATAATGAGTGGAATCGGAGTGAAATCGAGGGTCTCTTTTGCCCTATTTGTATGGAAGCTTGGACCACCGACGGTAACCATTATATCTGGTTAGTACTCGCCTCCCAATTCTTACTCTTCTTTGAGCCCTATATATTTGATGAATTTTAGTTCATTCTTGGCTTCTTGTTATGGATCTAGTTAGTAATTATCTAAAAGTATTGTTAAACTGATCCTACCAAAAGTGTTATACATGAAACATCCAGTTTAGcatcttatatttttcaataagcCCTGGTGACCTGTTGTTAATTGTAGAATACATAATTCCTGTTCTGTTTTTTGCATATTATTTTCAAGCCTGTtccatttttaatttgttttagaaACGAATCTTGTTGCTTGTAAAGAACAAAATTtgtgaatacttttttttttcttactacaATTAGTGGTCATTattacttctaaaaaaaaaaaaaaaaacaattagtgATCATGGCTTTGCTTTTTTAACGACCTGTCTAAACAATACCTGTGGGCTAATATTGTTGACTTTGCTACTTTTTTGCTGCACTGCCAGTATCAGCTTCACCATATGTCAAAAATACTTTTTATCTAGTGATTatggtcttttttatttttaacaatcaATGTAAGAATCCTGAACCCCCATAAGTCAGTAGCCATGGCGGGTTGAGTTTTTAAGCCTCCCCCCTAAATGACATGGTGGAGAAATGGTTGTATTTATGTCTGCATAATGAGTGCTAACTCTTGTTCTACTCACTTGACTTGCATTGCAGGCTCTGAACTTTTCAAGAGGTGATCAACTGACATTTTTGGCTTATACTAATGGAGTAATTTAGGTCGATCGCAATCCAAATTTGCAATAGGATTTTGTAAGGTTCACTTACTCAAAACTGTATTCTTGCATATATTTATTAATAGTAAGATTCAGACGAAATTTTGTAGGTAGCTTCTTAAGTAATGAGCTGCATTGTATAGTTACTTGTTATATAATATTTGTAGGTTAAATTTACTAATTTAGTCTTCTAACTATTGGTTAACGTTCAATGATCTcttaattattaattgcttcAATTTGATCCTCAATAAAATGAAGTCAATTTTATCCTTACTTATGTcttcatttaattatttatttattattttgttaaccAAATAAAATGCTTAAAAGTCTTGACTTggtctaaaaaacaaaaaacaaataataagcCAGCACCTTTTTTACCCTTTACTTTCTCTCCCCATTTTCTTCCCCAATTAACCCTTTCTCACAATCATCAAGGTGGTATATGGTGTTTTCGTTGCTCTATTTACTTTTTACTACCCACCACTGCTGTAGTCACTACTCTTCTTTGTAGGTTGACTTCACCCATAAATCCCCTGTAAGCCACCAATCACAAACCTAGCTAGCTGCATCTCAGTCATAGCCAGTGGAGTAGCCTTACTGAAACAGATAAATCCAAAAACTCAGTTGTTTGGGTCTTCATAACAGAGGGCAACAAATTCCTCTAATTTTCAAGATTAACAGGAATCTAAAACCATTTTAGATCAGAATCACAACCAAACAACGAATAATCCAACATAAAACGGAACTATTAAGTATTGAATTTCTAATATTCCACTTCAAGCCAACCTCTCCCATCATCTAggtaaccaaaagaaaaaaaattcaagagctAAAGCCACTAAAACCCCCAATGCTATAGTGGTGGAGTTTGGATTAACCTTTGAAATAAGGACAGCCTAATCCACCGATTTTAAATTAGATGGATAGGATTTTAGGAACGCCATAATGGAGCTACCTACCAGAAGAGAATCTTATTCTAAATTAATCCATTTGTTTAACTATTTTAATAGTTAAGATTGTCCTTATTTAGTATTTACCTTCCCTTTCTCTTTCCCCCCGCAAACCATGGTACATAGAGCCAATAGCCAAGTAATACTCCAATCTTTCTTGGTCAGTTTCTCCGAACAACAAAAgacagaagaaaagaaaagatgagagaaaaaaaaggtttattagTTTCAAGTAGAAACGTAGGGGCCACTTTACTTGATACAATATTGATTGTGGCCTGTTTGGTGAGCCCAGTAACTAGTTATGCTGACCCAAGAAAAGCCGAACCAGGCAAAGAAAGTGTTATTTGTTTTATTCAAAGCTATATAAGCTGGCCCACTTGATTAAATATTGGTGTGGCCCATTTATTGAGCCCAGTAACTAGGTTATGTTGAGAAGTCTTTTTGGTTAATTACTATGTTCTAACATAGTAGTGAGAGAAGTATTTTTGGTTAATTACTAAATGCTTATAGAAGAGGGATAGGGGCAGGGGGCCTTATTTATGTCATAGAGACACGTCTTAATTAGTCAACCATAACTGAAATTTATGATGTTTTCTTAATAGGTCATTTAACTAGTTCAAAAGGCCAAGATGAGTTTTTACAGAGTGGAGCATTGAGGAAGACCTAAAACTGACAGAGATTATGATTTTTGATAGCATAGAATTGCAGAGAAGAATAAACGTAGTTGACCTCAAAGTTTTTGGACTAAGTCTTGGTTGCTGTTGTCATTGTAACAAATTGGTGGAAATGATTATGCGATGGACTCCTTAATCtatacatattacaaatacAATGCGAATCATTAAATAATCTTTCTACAAGATGAAGGTTTTGTATGTATCCATCTTGAGCTAAAAAGTAATATTTGTgctaatatttatattttataggaATGAACTTGCAAACATTGTTAGACGGAGAGGATATAAACTGATTAGAGAGCTTCTTGCTAACTGAACAACATCAAACATCGATGGGCTTGATCTGAAGAAAAGCTTTGATGAAAACCAGGGTGCAATCAGTGATCATGAACATATATTAACAGGTTTATCTCAGTTTCTTTTAAGTGTTATTCAATCCTCATTGTGAAGTACCTCTGGCTGTTTTTGATACCCTGTTATATGTTAAAAGGTCAGGACAAGAAGGCGAATACTTTGGTTGTCGAACACATCTCTTCAACTGATATCTCCACTGTAGGGATCGATTACAGTAGTCCAAGTAGTGATTTGGATTTCAACTCTGGTGACTTTAGGAGCCTACCTGTAGAATCTTCATCgaatttgtttttggaagaaaagGTATCGCATAGATTAAAGGGTCATGATGAGAAAGTAAAAGACGTTGCTGAAAATGCTTTCTTGTCAACTGAAGTTTCCACGATGGAAGGTTCAAGCATCAATTTTGATCTCAACACTGATGAAAACAGCTACATGCCTGTAGAACTTTCAGTCCTGGAGGAGAAGACTTCATCTAATTTGCAAGTCGAGGACGAGAAGGTGAATAAGATGGTTGAAGATGTGGCCTTTTCAAATGAAGGAAAGAAACATTATTCCTGGAGTTCAAATCCAGATTTCAATCCCACTGACTTTAAAAGTATGCCTATAGAATCTCCAATCAGTTTGTCCTTGGAGGAAAGGCCCTCATATAATTTGAAAGATCAGGATGAGAAGATTAAGAATAATGATGTACCTCTCTACTCTAGTGAAGATTCTCGCATGCCTACAGAATTTTCAGCAAACTCATCCCTTGAGGAAAAGGTGACAAAGTTTATTCAGAATGGGGATTTGGATATGATTGAGGGTAAGATTCTCTATAAACAACAGTTTTATACTCACTTCATcagtcaatatatatatatatatatatatatattttggcaTTTCACTAGTCCAGACGCTGGTGTTGATTTTGACATGAAAGTATAAGGTGCTTGACTCAACAATATGAAATATATTCCAAAAATTGATGGGGGGATTGGTTGGAGTTAAGTGTTTGACATTTATTCATACGTCTATcatcaaaaacagaaaaacccCTTGAAATGGAATCAGAGGTGTCTCGTCTGCCTATATACTTTCACATCTTGCCAACCTTTTCTTAATATGTTCCCTCCTTGTTCCCTATTAAAATAGTGAggatttattttccttttgctcTCCTTGTCCCTATGTTTTTGTGAATCCTAAAATGTGATAATTTTGATGGATAGCATATGAAAACATGTAGAGGAAACTCACTCAGCATTTGAGCATACGAGTAAGGTGACTGCTTGGAAGCTAATAAGTCTGAGGAGTACCTATATTATAAAGTTGTTTCAACTTAATATCTGTTACTTAACATGATCCAAGATGTTAGGCTGATGGCAATCTTTGTGCTAACATGTTGTGATGGTGTAGTTGCAAAGTTCTAGGCACTTTGGACTACCATAATTGGAGTATTGCATTTCCCAAGCTGTATTACAGACCATGGTTTTCACTACAGTAAAACAGGCCTCATATATGGTTTCTTTAAATAGTATTTGTTTGAATGATGTACACCTGATGAATGGACGTGCAGCACCTTCTCATCATCTTTATCATGACTAGGTAGCGGCACTTGCCGCCTAGACTTTTACAGGAATAGCTGGGGACAGTTCTGCagtacatttttatttttcatagtgTTAGGTTCATAGTTGATGAAGTTAAAAAGAAAGGGTCCATTTATCGTTTTTGGAAGAGAAATTATAATAAGTTTTATCAAGTTGAAAAGGGTAAAAAAAGGAGTTAATTACGGCTAATGACCATAAAATATGGGATCATTTGCAATGTggttttaaatttcaaacttcTGCAATTAGCACCCTGATTcgagatttatttgtaatttctaTTACTCATCCAAATTATAGTGCACACTGATAGAGTAATGGACAACTGTCCATCATATATAATGAATACATTCACAATGTttaccctaaaataaaaagtcttCAATTCACACCctaatttgaaattaatctACTCACTAGTTGGACATTCTGGACACTGATTTGGATAGCGGGTAGCCTTAAaaattaatctcaaattatGGTGGCGAATGCAAAATTTTTCTAGTTTACGATGCACATTACAAATGCCTCTATCTTTTAGAGTGGATATTTGCAATTaaccttaaaaataaatttcttaatacCTTTAAAATAATTCTCTTTGTACCATAATACTTTACTTGATTTCTTGTTAGTAAAAGAGGAGTGAACATAAGAAAGATGATCAAGAACACCTCAACTCTGAAGTTGAAAATTCCAAAGGGTTGAATATCTTCTTTGCCATCTTAATAGTTCTAGTAtactatttatcaaaaaaaaaaaaagaaaaaaaaaaagaaggttcaAGTATACTGCTAATGttgcttatttttttgtttaatgtcCCTGTTACCCTGTAGATAATTTTTCAACCACTATATGTACATTGGTTTTGTATATCTTTTAGTCATGTATTTGTCATGATACCATTTTGTATTTGTCTTTGTAGAATGATTTCTATCTTGAGATTGAATTTGttgacttttatttatttggtgcctTTGAATATTGAAGTTGAGTTTGTGGAGCTGCTTGATGCTCAGATAATGCCTATGGTATATTAAATGAACGTGTTGCTGAAGAAAGCAAGGAATTTATCAAGCTGCAAAATTCGGTAGTGCAGCCTGCTGAAGAGCACTCTGGAAATTCGCTTAATGGTGGGAGTGTTGCTGTGACATTGAATGGCAGTACACTGACATCCAAGGATGTCACTCCTGCTGCACTAGTCACTCAACCACTTAGGTTAGTAACTTAGTATTCTATAACATATGATAAAAGTGCCCAGGCCTGCagctcttatttattttcttttctcaaactGTTATAACCATTTGAACAGGTTTCACATGTCTAATTTAATGAACTCTAAATCATGCTATTTATAATTTCTATTTAGTTTCTTCATTATGCAAGCGACACTTCTACTTATTGATTTCAATCCATTaatttattcttgaaattttggcATATGTTGTGAAGAATCTAGAGATGCTTATTAGATGAATTGTTCTTTATTAtgaacagcaacaacaacaataatttacttctctttttaaactaattttcCTACCTAAATGAACAATGAAATCACGTGGTTTAATATCCTCCAATTATGGCAAGGTTGGCATCAAAAAGGTTTTCATACATAGTTTCTTGATTGATGGTGATTTTTGTATGGATTTCGTATGTCTTTGCGGAGTTGTCATATTCCAATCCAAGAATGTTTATTTGCTTCAAATAGTTAGTTGAATTCTGGTGtgtgttttggggggggggggggggggggggtgtattTCATTTTATGCTTAATGTTGGGGTTATTGGTTAGTGTACAGAAAACAATGATAGATTGCTTGGAATTCTGTACTATCCAAAAAAAGATCAAAGCTTAAAGCCACGTAGGTAAAAGAAATGGAATCAGGCCTTCAAGACCATGCAGATTTTGGATTGACGTTGCTATCTTGTACCATGAAAATTAAGGTCCTTTAGCCTGTTATGTGCAACGTTTAGTATTCTTTTACCAAGTTCAAGTGATAGCCCAACAGTAATGGCATTCTTTGTAGTGCACTATGTCTGTGGTTCAAATTCCACCCCTCCCCTTCCCACTAtctaccaattaaaaaaatgtttacatttctttctgtttttctttccttttatacttatatTTTCCATATTCACTTGGTAAGCCAGCATATAACTTAGCAAGAAATCAGGTGGTTTCCATCAGAAATCCATAATGATCGTGAAATATTGATGCCTGAAAATATTGGGAGTTGCAATTTGATGGCATTTCTGGAAAGGTTGAGAATTCTTAGGTTAGCATTTTACTACtaggaaatttgatttttaggaCAAAAAGTTTAGAACgtgaaaaagatttttaaaatggTCTCTCCAAACTTATTAATCCCACTTATCAAAGCTATTTTGAGCTTATTAGAATTTTGAGGGGCCTTTTTGATAACCCTTGGTACTTGGTAGCCAGCAAATGGGGCCGAGATTAGTTGGCCTAATGTTGTGGCAACAAatcaaccaataaaaaaatgaaaaagggcaacaaatctataaaattatatatgatcTCCTATCCAGCATGACTTAATGCTTCTGCCTCATATAGAGGGAAGTGCCAAATTTGTAGTCAATAACTAGAGTAAAATACTACTGGGTTTCATGGTTAGTGTGCTAAATTCAATCTCTAATACTTACATTTTTTGTTAGGTGATGACAAAGATATTATAAATCATACTATATAAATCTTATTAAGATGTGTTAGTTTatacatacaaaataaaaaattcataatgattttttttttttgtgtggataaatTCATTACGAATTTTGTTTATTAAGTTGGCGATGTGAGTTTCCAAGTACCTATATAATTCAaaatagcatttattgttgttatgatcttttttttttttgataagtttatGATCTTTTTAAACCACATCAATGTAGCATTTCAATCTACTTTGATCCATTTAGTCCAATTTTGTCCAATTCGGTCCCAATCAGTTTATTTCAGTCTATCTGGTCCATTCTGGTCTATGTCGGTTAATTTGGTCCAATTCTGTCTATTTCGGTTCATTTCTGTCCAATTCTTCGGTCCATTTCATCCCATTTGAGACATTTCTGGCtcattcggtccactttggtctattcGGTCTACCTTAGTTGACTTCGGTCTATTTTAGACTAATTGAgccttaaatttataaattgatttttttttttggtaggtaTCCTTTCTAGTTTTTGGCTCAAAaaatttttccctttaatttttaggtcaaaaagtatgaaataaaaatgttaCAATTGTAAGCTTATATagtaatttaaacttaatgtcTCACGTCACATACGTTCCATGGAATAGGAGTGtacattttagaaaaaaatattctcGGATATGTTCAAATTAGTCAATCAATTATGTATTATAGACTCTTTGCTCCAGTTCAGTTGGCATGTCTCTTTCCTCGCATTTCCTATACTTCCTCTTCTATCTATCTTCACTCTtcactctcttcttctttctagTCCAGTAAAACTAGCTACTATACTCCTATTTTGGTAAACTAAGCCAACAAAAGTAGTGTACACTCTATTCACTTTCTTGCTATCTGTGTCCAGAAAGTAATGTCAATACTCAATGCCTCTGCTGCTCTTCGTATGAATTTTATGTCTCCTCTACTTCTTCCCTCACCAACTTTTTCCAAAATCCATACTGAAACATGGGCTACTATAAGaataacaacaacaagaagAGCACTAGTTATCAGTCCCTCTTTTGCAATGAAGAACGAACGTATTGATAAGGTTGAGGAAGGTgaagaaatagaagaagaaatggaGGAATCCCGTGAGACCCTCTTGTACTCTTTTACTCCTTTGCCTTTGTTCTTTATGGCTGCTCTTCCTGGAGGTAAATGTTGTTACCATCTTCTTTTCAAAGCATGGGTGAATGTATGATTAATTTGCAAAAAACATTTCTAAGGATATTGTATATTCCTTGTGTACTGAGCTACGCTTCTCTTTTTCAATGAATTTTATCacttttcaaaaaactaaattttgaggtgctttatattttttagatgtTGGCTAGGGGATTAATGTAGAAGTAGCCTAAGTAGGATTTATCAGAACCGTACAAAGAGGTTTATGGTTTGGTTTCTTGTGTACCTATTAGTAATGGCGATGCTCATAGAGGATCTTGCTCCATAAATTTTAAgaggaatgattttttttttttttttttttcttttcattgtaattttgaGACTAAAGGGTGTTGGATGATAGGATGAAGAATCCTAGTTTCTTAGAAAAACTTCAACATGTGCAAAGGTTGATATGGGGAACAGGGCACGGGTATATTAGAGATAAGACTGGGGAACTTTATTTGGTGAATTGTTGAAATTCaggtttatatttgttttgaagTTGGGCAAGTTGGCAATGGTACATTTTAGTGCAATAATTTTGAGGAAAACTTCTTTGTCATGTTAATATACAACACACTAGTGTTAATTATCTTAagccttttttcttttgcatttaaatCCTTGAATAACCAGCAATCATGctgaaataattcaaaaaaaataaataggaaCCAAATCATCGTACATTGTAACAGATGGCTGAGAACATTGCATGTTCTGAATCCGCTTTCTGAGTCCTCATTACACTGGGCATAAGATTAAGTCAGCAACAACCTCATGGACGTTTTTAACTTTTAGGTTCTGCTGGTCCCTTTTCTATTTGATCTTCTAATTGTATATAGGTTTCAGCAAGTAGTGgggttttctatttttatttttatgatgaaCAAGTATTTTGTCCCAATGGCCAATGGGAGGGAAAACCAATGGCCTTAGTTTCATAAGATGTGGTCCTAGCCAAGTGTGCTATCCCTTGGGGATTTTGCAAGACTGAAGTTTTTACTTTGTCAAAAAGTATTAGCTAGCCTACTGCAGAATTCATCTTTTTGTAAAGCCTATCTAAAAACTCTTTTGCATAAGCCAGATATTTATGAGCTTTAACACTAGCCTGATATTACTTGATAAAAGTCATGAGACATTAATATCTGAACAACATAACAACTTTTAATATGTGAATTACAGCTGGTGCTGTGAGATCTCTGTTTGGGCCTTTTGTTGAGCTTATTAAGTCATGGAATCTTCTTGGCTGGCTTGTACATTGGGGTCACCTTGGAAATATGGTATAAGAATTTCCTTCTGTCTCCCTCACTCTtatcttacataaaacaaacCACAAATTACTGCAAATATTACCATCAACTTTCTGCTTTAGAGTTACATCATCTAATTGTCTACTGTTTGATCCTTGAACCTGTAGGCGGTTGTGCTCTTTGCTATGGAACATATCTAGGTTTCCGTATACTTTTTCTGATGATGTGGTAAGAAACTAATTACAATGTTTGCTTATTGTAACTAAATAATTGATGCTGGTTCTGGTGCcatgatttattttgttgacaCGCCATACTTCATCAATTCAGGAGAAGGCTATGGCCAAAGACTTGCACCCAAAGCTTCTAGCCGGgatgtttttcttctttgctCTTGGAGCAACTGGTGGAATAACAGCTCTACTCACTTCAGATAAACCCATCTTTGAGAGGTACTTCTAACAATTATCTTATATatgtacacacacacatcatTCTAACTTAGAACAGGTCCTCTTTATTTGATTTAGAGAAATTGAACTTTACATGGTTGTTTTGCAGTCCTCATGCTGTTACAGGTTTAACTGGCCTTGCTCTCTTGACCTTACAAGCCACATTACCTGCATTATTTGAGGTAATCATGATTTTTGAGGACCTGAATTctattgttttcttctttttatatctaTTCCCAGTTCtttcaatctctttttcttttttcttttttttttttttttttttttttttcacattaatCTTGGGAAGTGGGATTATGACATTGTTTCTTGTGCACGCTGCTCTTGGATTTCAACTTGGGCTCAGTTTCTAATCACAACTTGTCCATGCCTTGTCCTCTTGGGCTCTATGTCattcaaatttgtttgtatGCACATTCTTTTTGAACATTGATTTGACAGCAATTTTTGGAGGACATGATCAATGAGATTATTGTGATTCCATGAGGCTTAACATATATTTCTGGGCTTAAGAAGCAACTTATGTATTGattccccccacccccacaacaaaaaaaagggacGTTAAAAGCAACTTATGTAATTCTCTAGTTAAAATCACAATTTACAACCATTAAGTACTTGGAAGTACTGAGTGAGTAGTGAGTAGTTTCTATATGTGTGTATTTCTTAGGATTAGATGCCAAACATGCCATTGTGTCGTTTGAGAGTTTCTGGAGTTAcaacttataaataaaaataaaaattaaaaaaaacacacacaatgattaattttatatgcaaaaataagtattcatttaatattatatttatttattaaaaaatgatgagtttgaattaatttaaactaacGCGTATATTGGAAGTGTGGACTTTGAATTATGATTAAAaatgtgttaggcacccaaagtTGCTTGATTGAATAAATCAGCATCCACTCATTTTATTGGGCCATTTTCAATTTATAGTGATCCACTTGACCCTAGGTAAACAGGATATATCatgtaattattaaaaaaaaaaaattggtaatgtGAATAATTTACTTTTTAGATCAAATAAACTTGTAAatgaaatgccaaaaaaaatactaaaacttttacttttttacttttgttcctagttaaattttaataaatataaaactacaTAAATAAAATGCTGTTTAGAACAAATTATTGGCAGTCTAAGACATGGTGGAGGAATTCTTTAAGAGCAACCCCTAACTACTAAGATACTTAAAGCGATCATGTTAAATTTAGTTTactaaatacatatttttttagtagCCTAGCAACTTTAAATTAacagttgcattttttttacattaaaagatataaaaataaatataaaaaaccatttaaagcctttatatatatatatatatatataaaagtttccatcaaaaaaaaaaaaaatactacagtccaacaattttacaaactattgttgGCCAACTTCTTACTGGCTCTCATTTGGGCCTACTAATAACATTGTTtttttaccaataatcactcaccacatcaacaatttgtaaaaaaaagtttttatctctagtattttccaaaaaaaatcaaataggtTTGActgtaaaaagttaaaataagttttgaaaatttttaattctttccttaaaaaaaataaactttatttataaagaattataaaataaaatgctaacaCAAGCTCATGGGTAGCCCAATAAACCCAACCCAATAACCCAGCCCGCTAATGATAAAATGAGCATTATCCATTAGCAGGTTCATGGGTTGAAACTTACCATTTTCTGGCTTTAACATTAGAGGTATGATTATAATAAGTGAAGActattaacatatatatatatatatatataatcataatcatTATTCTCTAATAATTGTTAGTACTTGATAATTGATACCATCTTGAAAGCTCGGGTCTTATGGTTATGGCCCAAAGTCTAGGAATTAATAGCcaaaaaaagtagagaagaaagcTAAGTTAAAGGCAGTGTTTGTTGACAAAATTCTAACTTTGCTCCTAAGACGTAAAAAGGATAAAAGTATATTGCAAATTACTTTCCAAAAGTTtggggtatttggattttacattttaaagtttcaaattttaaaatttagcccCTAAGTTTAGGGTGTACAAATTTTACACCCCAAGTTCTAAAATTTAAgaatgtaaaatctaaacattctaaaactttagggagtaaaattcaaacacccctaaaattGGGGTTAATTGCcaattttggcatttttttcatccaaaattatttgaatttttaaatccaaaaactaacaaactaccctttttttttttgcttgcaaATTATTTGTCCTTgaaatcatttttgtttctttagttttagattttattattgtcatccttataaatttatatttattgccAATTTAATGTTATATATCATTTTCAATAAAGATATATAACCTTTGGTTTTATCGATTTTGTTCATAAATAATCAATGGACaattcattttgaaaaatgaatttcttaatGTAAAGTGGTAAATATAGGTGTAAATGAACCATGTCATTCATTCACAATTTATGCttgactcaataaaaaaatcattaatttttgtttgtgtaTAAACAAATCAAGCCTAGGCCTTAAGCTTATTTAATAAACAAACTAAattccagaaaaaaaaaaaaaatttataaatagatTCGTGAACATTACCTTgatacttaaaataaaatttaaaaaaaaaaaaaaaaaaaaaaactaagtttaaGCTTGTTTAAGAGTTTAATAATAAGCTTGAAAATTATAACTTGCATTTTACCATAATTTTAGgtaaccgttttttttttttccaaaaataaaaaagtaattggAAGTTTGGACCAAATCAAATAGGGTTTTAACAAGCTTGATAATGTACTTGTGTCGAATTTGAACCTTAACAGCTTGAACTCAAACTTCATATATAGACTTGGTTTGAGCTTGGATGTTTTACTTTTGCTCTTAACCCAAGTTTAAACACTCATTACTTGA
The sequence above is drawn from the Quercus robur chromosome 7, dhQueRobu3.1, whole genome shotgun sequence genome and encodes:
- the LOC126690824 gene encoding protein PTST homolog 3, chloroplastic-like, coding for MQAEEEKLVRRTDWEASMARKIMSGIGVKSRVSFALFVWKLGPPTVTIISGQDKKANTLVVEHISSTDISTVGIDYSSPSSDLDFNSGDFRSLPVESSSNLFLEEKVSHRLKGHDEKVKDVAENAFLSTEVSTMEGSSINFDLNTDENSYMPVELSVLEEKTSSNLQVEDEKVNKMVEDVAFSNEGKKHYSWSSNPDFNPTDFKSMPIESPISLSLEERPSYNLKDQDEKIKNNDVPLYSSEDSRMPTEFSANSSLEEKVTKFIQNGDLDMIEDNAYGILNERVAEESKEFIKLQNSVVQPAEEHSGNSLNGGSVAVTLNGSTLTSKDVTPAALVTQPLRRLCSLLWNISRFPYTFSDDVEKAMAKDLHPKLLAGMFFFFALGATGGITALLTSDKPIFESPHAVTGLTGLALLTLQATLPALFEVIMIFEDLNSIVFFFLYLFPVLSISFSFFFFFFFFFFFTLILGSGIMTLFLVHAALGFQLGLSF
- the LOC126691903 gene encoding uncharacterized protein LOC126691903; translated protein: MSILNASAALRMNFMSPLLLPSPTFSKIHTETWATIRITTTRRALVISPSFAMKNERIDKVEEGEEIEEEMEESRETLLYSFTPLPLFFMAALPGAGAVRSLFGPFVELIKSWNLLGWLVHWGHLGNMV